The sequence below is a genomic window from Thalassobaculum sp. OXR-137.
GGGGCTGCGGGCGGTGATCGCCGGGCTCCTGGGCTTGGCGGTTCTGCTGCTGCTGCGCCAGAAGCGGCCGCCGCGCGAGGTGCTGCCCTCGCTGATCATCGTGGCGCTGGGGGTGGTGGTCGGGTTTCCGCTGCTGACCGCGCTGGCGCTGCAGTATGTGTCCTCGGCCCATTCGATTCTTTTCATCGGCCTGCTGCCCCTGGCAACGGCGACCTTCGGCTTCCTGCGGGCGGGGGAACGGCCGCGGCCCGCCTTCTGGCTGTTCTCGGCGGCCGGTGCGGCCATGGTGGTCGGGTTCTCCCTGGCCCATGGGCTCGGCGAGGTGACGTGGGGCGATCCGCTGATGGTGGCGGCGATCGTGGTCTGCGGCCTGGGCTACGCCGAGGGTGGACGGCTGTCGCGCACGGTGGGCGGTTGGCAGGTGATCTCCTGGGCGCTGGTCCTGTCCTTGCCGGCGACCCTCGCCCTGACCTGGGCGACGATGCCGGCGACAGTGGACGGGGTCGGCGCCGCGGCCTGGGGCGGGCTCGCCTATGTCTCGCTGTTCAGCATGCTGATCGGCTTCGTGTTCTGGTATCGCGGCCTGGCGCTGGGCGGCATCGCCGCCGTCGGTCAGCTCCAACTCCTCCAGCCGTTCTTCGGGCTTGCCCTGGCGGCATTTGTCGTCGGGGAGACGGTGAGCTGGGCCATGCTCGGGCTGACGGTCTGCATCGTCGGCTGCGTTGCCGGCGCCCGGCGCTTCGCGGCGTAACGGGGGCGTCCGTCGGGCTGGTGCCCCTTTCATTCCCGGCGTAAACTCGTCGCAAATCAGGCCGACCCGACAGCCG
It includes:
- a CDS encoding DMT family transporter, with translation MDRSLGGWINGFIGMVIFSGSLPATRLAVLEFDPVFLTGLRAVIAGLLGLAVLLLLRQKRPPREVLPSLIIVALGVVVGFPLLTALALQYVSSAHSILFIGLLPLATATFGFLRAGERPRPAFWLFSAAGAAMVVGFSLAHGLGEVTWGDPLMVAAIVVCGLGYAEGGRLSRTVGGWQVISWALVLSLPATLALTWATMPATVDGVGAAAWGGLAYVSLFSMLIGFVFWYRGLALGGIAAVGQLQLLQPFFGLALAAFVVGETVSWAMLGLTVCIVGCVAGARRFAA